In Neisseria perflava, the DNA window CGTGAGGGCAGCTGGAATATCGAATTGCAGAAAACCGGCTATATTCGTGAAGCAGGACGTTCTATGGTGGTTAAGGCCAATGTACAGAATCAGCCGATTACCATTGTATTGCTCAACTCTCCGTCTTCCACAACCCGCGTGAACGATGCGCGTAAGATTGAGTCTTGGATGCTGCAGCGCCGTTCTTAAATATTACGCTTAAAGGCCGTCTGAAACCGTTCAGACGGCCTTTTGTGTAAAGGGTATTAAATTTGGGTACAATGTCGTTACATTAATTTTAAAACACAGAGAGAAAACATGTTGAAAAAATGGAATAAAAAATATTGGGCCGGTATGGGTGTGATTTTGGCGTTGACCGGCTGTACTTCTGTAGCGGATATGGTTGGCTATGATACTGCGACTTTGAATGAAGATGCTGCCAAAAGTTACTCACAAGTCATTCAAAACGCGCGTGGTCAAAAAGCTTTGGATGTTTCATCTCCAACTGCTCAACGCGTTCAACGCGTGTTTGCACGTCTGCGTCCTCATGCTGAGCGCGCCAACAAAACCGGCGTGCCTTTCAACTGGCAGATGAACGTTATCCGCAGTGATGAAATGAACGCATGGGCAATGCCAGGCGGTAAAATGGCCGTGTACACCGGTATAGTAGAGAAATTGAAGCTGACTGATGATGAAATTGCCGCCGTTGTCGGCCATGAAATGACCCATGCTCTGTTGGAACACAGTAAAAAAGCCTTGGGCGGACAAGTATTGACCGGCTTGGGCGGTTCGATTTTGGCCAGCTCAACCGGTGTGGATGGTGATTTGGTCGGCTTGGGTGCAGATTTGTTGGCAACCAAACCGTTCTCACGCCATCAGGAAAGCGAAGCGGATGCCGGCGGTGTGCGTTTGATGGCTGAAGCAGGCTACAACCCTGAGGCTGCGGTAAGCGTGTGGGAAAAAATGAACAAAGTACAGGGCGGCAGCTCATTGTCTATTTTGTCGACCCACCCGACCAATCAGGCGCGTATCAATGCAATCCGTAAAATGTTGCCTGAAGTAATGCCGATTTATCAGAAAAACAAGCGTTAATTCGATGTATTGATGATTTTGCCGGTTTGAACAGATGATTCAAACCGGCAAAATTTTATGGTTTCAGTCTGACAGTTTGGCAAATTTATCCCAATTTGCCTGAACGTACGCTGCTGCGGTTTCCAAGTCTTCATCGACAACATCATAATAATCGCCGTCGAGTTCTTCAAAATCAGGGAAGTTTTTACGGATTTCGTCAAAATTTCGTTGTTCGTCTGCCATTTTTTCAATGGCTTTGCCGTGTTTTTCGTACAAGGCTTTGGCTTTGTCTAAGATTTTCGGTATCGGTTTGATGCGCCAGCGGCGCAGGCTGTCGGCAACCGGGTTGCCAAAGATGTATTCTCCGTATCCTGAAGCGATAAGCTGTACGAAGCCGCCTTCTTGAACTTGGCTGTCGAGGTAGCAAAGGGCGGTCAATGTATGCTGTTCGTCGTTGAGGCCGGACATTTCCTCGTCGCCTGCCTGTTCGGTGTGGTCCAAATAGGCTGCGCTGAGTGTATAAAGAAATGAGGCGGAATCGGAAGTATCGAAATCTTGAAGGCGGAGCAGGGTAGTCATCATCATCAAAGGCCGTCTGAAAAAAGTGATTATATAATGTTTTCAGTCTGAACCTAGCAGCCGTTTTGCTTTACAATATCGGAAGATAAGAAAACATAGTGAGGAACCAAACCATGAGTACACAGTCTGAAAAAAACGTTGTAGTCATCAAACCGCAGGATTTGCCGCTGCATTGCTCCGGCCCTAATCATGAAACATGGAACGGCCATCCGCGCGTGTTCTTGCCGATTCAGTCCAATAGTGAGATTGAATGCCCGTATTGCGGCACTTATTACCGTCTTGATGGCGAGATTCCGCATCATCATTACTAATCTATGTCTATGTCGAACAAAATCATCTGCGCTTTGTGCGTGAGTTTGTGCGCTGCGTGCGGCTCGTATAAGGCCGTGCGCCCTGACGCGCCGTTACCGGTCATTGCACAGGCGCAGACGTATTCTGTCCGTTATCAATCCGCACAAGGTCGGACGATTACTGCAATTTATATCAACAGCCACAGCCCGATGATGGTTGAGCTGCGTGAAGGCAATACGGTTGAGAAACTGGTGCAAGTCCGCTTGCGGAGTCAGGGCGTCGAGTACGCCAATCCAAGCTCGCGTTGGCAGATTGGCGACGGGTTTGCCGTACTGATTCGCGGCGGAAAAGAAGTTGTATTTAAAGAGATTGTGGAATAGGGCGGTTTAGCCTTTAGTCAAATATTTGATTAAAGGTTTGGGCAAACCATAATCCGCCAAATGTTCCAATGATACCCAAAGGCCGTCTGAAAGATGTTCAGACGGCCTTTGTTGCGTCTGAAAAGGGGTAATCATCAATAAACGGTGGGTTAGGCGGTGGGTAAACGTGGTTTGTTCTTCAAGGCCGTCTGAAATAATGCCGAAGCGTTCGGCGTAAGCATACAAATCGTCTAATTTTTCAAAACAGGGTACGCAATACAGACCGCCCCAAATGCCTTTGGCAGGGCGTTTTTCAAGCAATAATGCGCCGTCAGTGTTATGGATAATCAGCCAGTAAAGCGGTAGGGTTTGCACTTCGGGAGCAGTTTTTTTGCGGGGAAGCTCGTCAATGCGGTTTTGTTTTTTTGCTTCGCAGATGTCTGCCATAGGGCATTGATGACACAAAGGTTTTGTCCGTTTGCAGACGGTTGCGCCTAAATCCATCAGCCCTTGTGTATAGGCAGGCATATCGGCGTTTTCAGACGGCAGCAGGCTTTCGGCAAGTGTCCAAAGCGAATTTTCAAATTTTTTATCTTGCGGATTGCCGTCTTGGGCAAAGACACGGCAGAGAACGCGTTTGACGTTGCCGTCCAAGATGGTTTCTCGTCGGTTGAAAGCAAAGGCAGAAATGGCGGCAGCGGTACTTCTGCCTACGCCGCAGAGCGACTCCAAGTCCTTGCGTTCGGATGGAAAGATACCGCCGAATTGTCCGATGACTTGTTGCGCGGCTTTGTGCAGGTTGCGTGCGCGGCTGTAATAGCCCAAGCCTGCCCACAAGGATAAAACCTCGTCTTGCGGCGCAGCGGCAAGCGATTGCACGGTTGGGAATTTGGCTAAGAAACGCGGATAGTAGTCCAATACGGTAGCAACCTGTGTTTGTTGGAGCATGATTTCTGAAAGCCAGACGGAATAAGGGTCTTTGACCTGCCAAGGCAAGTTGTGACGGCCATGCAGCCGTTGCCAATCGATGAGTCGTCGCGCGAAGGATGTGGGTGTGTTCATTAATATTTACTTTTTAATTATTCATTTTTAAAACATAGTGTTACACTATAACATACGAAATAATAGTCAGGATTGACTTATCTGGTGGAGGGGTATATAAATATAGTTAACGTGGATTTACGCTGTATTGTTAAAGTTTATTAACCGATCAAGGAGATTCACATGAAAGCAATGGTTTATCATGGCGCAAACGACATCCGTTTCGAAGAAAAACCTCGTCCTCAAATTATCGATCCGACCGATGCAGTCGTCAAAATCGTTAAAACCACGATTTGCGGTACTGACTTGGGTATTTGGAAGGGTAAAAACCCTGAAGTTGCCGACGGTCGTATTCTCGGTCATGAGGGCATCGGTATTGTAGAAGAAGTCGGCGACGCTGTAAAAAACATCAAAGTTGGTGATAAAGTCATTATTTCATGTGTCAGCAAATGCTGTACTTGCGACAACTGTAAAATCCAACTTTATTCACACTGCCGCAACGGCGGTTGGATCTTGGGCTATATGATCGACGGTACGCAAGCCGAATACGTCCGTACGCCTTATGCCGACAACAGCTTGGTTCCGCTGCCTGACAACGTCAACGAAGAAGTTGCCCTGCTGTTGAGCGATGCCTTGCCTACCGCCCACGAAATCGGCGTGCAATATGGCGATGTGAAACCTGG includes these proteins:
- a CDS encoding M48 family metallopeptidase, giving the protein MLKKWNKKYWAGMGVILALTGCTSVADMVGYDTATLNEDAAKSYSQVIQNARGQKALDVSSPTAQRVQRVFARLRPHAERANKTGVPFNWQMNVIRSDEMNAWAMPGGKMAVYTGIVEKLKLTDDEIAAVVGHEMTHALLEHSKKALGGQVLTGLGGSILASSTGVDGDLVGLGADLLATKPFSRHQESEADAGGVRLMAEAGYNPEAAVSVWEKMNKVQGGSSLSILSTHPTNQARINAIRKMLPEVMPIYQKNKR
- a CDS encoding DMP19 family protein, which translates into the protein MTTLLRLQDFDTSDSASFLYTLSAAYLDHTEQAGDEEMSGLNDEQHTLTALCYLDSQVQEGGFVQLIASGYGEYIFGNPVADSLRRWRIKPIPKILDKAKALYEKHGKAIEKMADEQRNFDEIRKNFPDFEELDGDYYDVVDEDLETAAAYVQANWDKFAKLSD
- a CDS encoding zinc-finger domain-containing protein, which gives rise to MSTQSEKNVVVIKPQDLPLHCSGPNHETWNGHPRVFLPIQSNSEIECPYCGTYYRLDGEIPHHHY
- the mutY gene encoding A/G-specific adenine glycosylase, with the protein product MNTPTSFARRLIDWQRLHGRHNLPWQVKDPYSVWLSEIMLQQTQVATVLDYYPRFLAKFPTVQSLAAAPQDEVLSLWAGLGYYSRARNLHKAAQQVIGQFGGIFPSERKDLESLCGVGRSTAAAISAFAFNRRETILDGNVKRVLCRVFAQDGNPQDKKFENSLWTLAESLLPSENADMPAYTQGLMDLGATVCKRTKPLCHQCPMADICEAKKQNRIDELPRKKTAPEVQTLPLYWLIIHNTDGALLLEKRPAKGIWGGLYCVPCFEKLDDLYAYAERFGIISDGLEEQTTFTHRLTHRLLMITPFQTQQRPSEHLSDGLWVSLEHLADYGLPKPLIKYLTKG